The following nucleotide sequence is from Peribacillus sp. ACCC06369.
ATTCTTTTTCCCCTGTAAGTCGTTTACTCTTTGAGCCTTATGACTAATTCTTCTATTAGTTCCTGCAGTTCCTTGAACGTCTCTTGATAAATGCCTTCAGAACCGCCAAACGGATCCATTATATCCCTGTCATATTTATCGTCAATAACGAATTCTTTCAAAGTAAAAGTCTTACCGATCATCTTGGGGTATGTACGGATGATGACCGCTTTATGCCCTTCCGTCATGGTGAAAATATGAGAAGCCCACTCCATTTCCTTCTCGGATAAAGGCGTTGAATGATGATTATGCACTATTTCATTTTCAATCAATACATTTTTAGCATGCAATGAAGCATCCTGGCCGGCTGAAGCATAAACGCCAGCGGACTTCACTTCAATACCCTCAATATTCTTGTTTTTTAATATCGCTTCTGCCATGGGACTTCTGCATGTGTTGCCCGTACATACAAATAATACTCGTATCATTTTAACGCCTCCTTTTTATACATTATAAGCTATAGCCCGTTCTTTATAGTCAAAAAAATAAGCACTCTTGATGTCATAAGAAAAAATAAAAACCGCCCCGGTAATCGGAACAGTTGAGGAAGGAAAGATATGAAGTCAAGTGAATTAAAAAGAGAATAATAATTTCAATCCAAATGCACACAGGATGCTTCCGCCAAGAATCTCACTATACACCCCGAGCAACCCTTGCATTTTTTTACCCAGTAAAAGGCCTGCCCACGTTAAAAAAGTGGCAGCCACCCCAAAACAAAGAATGGTTAAAATCGTTTTTGCACCGTAAATACCCAAGGTTAACCCTACTGAGAAGCTATCCAGGCTTACACCTAAAGCAAAAATGAATAGACCTTTCCCGACCGGAGCCAGCATCTTATTTTCCCTGATACCAGCTTCTCCCTTTTTACCCGGGATAAACATCTGGATACCAAGAATGATCAACAATAGACCGCCGGCATACGTAGCAAAGGTCCCGAATTTTTCTGAAATGAAACGGCCTGCCCCCATACCAAGCAAGGGCATCCAAATATGAAAAATACCTACTATCAGCCCTATAAAAAATATTTGCCTCAACCTTAGCTTAAACATTCCCATTCCAAGGCCGACAGAAAAGGCATCCATTCCCAATGCGAATGCCATGAGCAATAAGGTGATGATTTCCCCAGCAAATGTATTCATTCCAATCCTCCCTCGGACGTGCCTACTACATGTTATGCATGTCCGAAAAGAATTAGAAGAATAAATCAGTCCTTATTACACATGTTCCTCGATGATTTGATGACCTGCTGCCTTCTCAAGACGGTTCATGACAGCGGCTCCGATCCCACATTCAGGAAACATTTCACTAAAAATGATATCGACCTCCAGCTCATCAAACTGTCGTAAAGTATCATATAAGCCTGTGGCAACTGTATGTAAATCCGCTAATGAACCTGGGACAACCACATAATCCGCTTGATAGTACTGTTGATGCTCTAAAGCCGTTATGATGCCTACCTTTAACCCGTCACTTCTTTTTTCATCCACAAGTTTCTGAAGGAAATCTTGATTACCCTTGACTAAGTATAGAGGGGCCTTCGGAGCATAGTGGGTATATTTCATGCCCGGAGCTTTTGGCGCCGTTTCCTGATTCTTCAAAGCGACATCTTGCCTGACTTCTCCAATGACAGCTTCCAGCTGTTCCAGAGTCACCCCGCCAGGCCTTAAAATAACAGGGACTTCAACTGTACAATCAAGCACTGTTGATTCTACACCCACACCCGTAGTCCCGCCATCGACTATACCTGCAATCCGGCCCATCAAGTCATCTTCAACATGTTTAGCTGAAGTGGGACTTGGTTTTCCTGAAGTATTTGCACTTGGAGCTGCAATGGGCAAATCACTCGCACGAATTAGCCCGAGTGCAACCTGATGATCCGGCATCCTGACAGCCACCGTCTCCAATCCAGCTGTCACAAGATTCGATAGCTGGCCCGGTTTTCGTTTCATGATCAAAGTCAAAGGACCCGGCCAAAACTCAGCCATCAGCTTCCGTGCTTGATCAGGAATCTCCTCTACAATACCTGACAACTGATCAGCTGAGGCTATATGAACGATTAATGGATTATCACTCGGACGCCCCTTTGCTTCAAACACTTTTTTGACTGCCTCGTCACTTTTGGCATTCGCTCCAAGTCCATAAACGGTCTCTGTAGGAAAAGCAACCACTTGATTATCCTTTAATAATTCAGCTGATTGTGTAATCTGGGGATAACTTTGTAAATTATCCACATCTTTATCCACTGACCAAACTTTCGTTTTCATCTTAAACACCATCGCCTTTTAACATTTCTTATTTTATATAATCGCTTTTATATGAACGGTATTATCAACTTATCGTCCTAATTTTACTTGAAAGATACTTTGAAAGTATAAAAGAAGTATACACATAATTCAAGTGTTATCCACAAAATGTGGATAACCATACCGAAACCGTGGATAAGTTTGTGGATATTAATGATTAATGACAGACTTTTTTGATTTTTTGTTAATAACCCTGTGGATATGTTTTCAAAATTATCTGATCATAAAAAAAGAGGGCCCCCCCTCTTTTTAAAAAAGATCATTTAGGATTTCTGCAAATAAGGACTTCACTTCCACCTCTGGCTCCTTTTCCCCTTCATATAATTGTTGACCTT
It contains:
- a CDS encoding low molecular weight protein arginine phosphatase yields the protein MIRVLFVCTGNTCRSPMAEAILKNKNIEGIEVKSAGVYASAGQDASLHAKNVLIENEIVHNHHSTPLSEKEMEWASHIFTMTEGHKAVIIRTYPKMIGKTFTLKEFVIDDKYDRDIMDPFGGSEGIYQETFKELQELIEELVIRLKE
- a CDS encoding manganese efflux pump MntP family protein translates to MNTFAGEIITLLLMAFALGMDAFSVGLGMGMFKLRLRQIFFIGLIVGIFHIWMPLLGMGAGRFISEKFGTFATYAGGLLLIILGIQMFIPGKKGEAGIRENKMLAPVGKGLFIFALGVSLDSFSVGLTLGIYGAKTILTILCFGVAATFLTWAGLLLGKKMQGLLGVYSEILGGSILCAFGLKLLFSF
- a CDS encoding L-threonylcarbamoyladenylate synthase encodes the protein MKTKVWSVDKDVDNLQSYPQITQSAELLKDNQVVAFPTETVYGLGANAKSDEAVKKVFEAKGRPSDNPLIVHIASADQLSGIVEEIPDQARKLMAEFWPGPLTLIMKRKPGQLSNLVTAGLETVAVRMPDHQVALGLIRASDLPIAAPSANTSGKPSPTSAKHVEDDLMGRIAGIVDGGTTGVGVESTVLDCTVEVPVILRPGGVTLEQLEAVIGEVRQDVALKNQETAPKAPGMKYTHYAPKAPLYLVKGNQDFLQKLVDEKRSDGLKVGIITALEHQQYYQADYVVVPGSLADLHTVATGLYDTLRQFDELEVDIIFSEMFPECGIGAAVMNRLEKAAGHQIIEEHV